Proteins encoded by one window of Armatimonadota bacterium:
- a CDS encoding DNA recombination protein RmuC — protein MTVDPLIFGMALAGLGILLLLLVRLEIRLAGLASAISQHSGDPLRRTAEQLGALHATLEGVTRQVERLVMVERSLLEVEEDVGKLVSALLGRGGGRLGERWMEAHLSWLPEGWIRERVRMGGGEVEFALVLPGGLLVPLDSKLVAPELLSAWEAADEVARREVERRLVRSVRERAQEIAQRYLLDPSCAGFGVAVVPDPVYALCRSALRDLVSDRVVLVPYTLLAPFVASLYLLGQRMGLGGLGQGERRLGAVRDAVRAAERELERMGPEVAAVSNQRVRALEHLRQASRALEPKVGGAENRMEEGEP, from the coding sequence ATGACGGTTGATCCGCTGATCTTCGGGATGGCCCTCGCGGGGCTCGGCATCCTCCTCCTGCTCCTCGTGCGTCTGGAGATCCGGCTGGCAGGCCTTGCCTCCGCCATCTCCCAGCACTCCGGAGATCCCCTGCGGAGGACAGCGGAGCAGTTGGGAGCTCTCCACGCCACCCTGGAAGGGGTGACCCGACAGGTGGAACGGCTGGTCATGGTGGAGCGCAGCCTGCTGGAGGTGGAAGAGGACGTGGGCAAGCTGGTGTCCGCCCTGCTCGGCCGGGGCGGGGGGCGGCTTGGCGAACGATGGATGGAGGCGCATCTGAGCTGGCTCCCGGAGGGCTGGATTCGGGAGCGGGTGCGCATGGGGGGCGGGGAGGTGGAGTTCGCCCTGGTGCTCCCCGGAGGCCTTCTGGTGCCACTGGACAGCAAGCTGGTGGCTCCGGAGCTCCTGTCCGCCTGGGAGGCCGCGGATGAGGTGGCCCGTCGGGAGGTGGAGCGGCGGCTGGTACGATCCGTCCGGGAGCGAGCTCAGGAGATCGCCCAACGCTACCTGCTGGACCCCTCCTGTGCGGGGTTCGGGGTGGCCGTGGTTCCGGATCCCGTCTACGCCCTGTGCCGCAGCGCCCTGCGCGACCTGGTCTCGGACCGGGTCGTTCTCGTACCGTACACCCTCCTGGCTCCCTTCGTGGCGAGTCTATACCTCCTGGGACAGCGGATGGGACTTGGCGGGTTGGGACAGGGGGAGCGCAGGCTGGGGGCGGTGCGGGATGCGGTGCGCGCGGCGGAGAGGGAACTGGAGCGCATGGGACCGGAGGTGGCCGCCGTCTCCAACCAGCGCGTCCGGGCCCTGGAGCACTTGCGCCAGGCGTCCCGGGCGCTAGAACCGAAAGTGGGAGGGGCGGAAAATCGTATGGAGGAGGGAGAACCATGA
- the ilvB gene encoding biosynthetic-type acetolactate synthase large subunit — protein MAKAMVDRTTRTLKGAEAVVQLLEELGVRWIFGIPGGASLPLYDALYDAHGIQHVLVRHEQVAAHAATGYARASGEVGVCTATSGPGATNLVTGLADAFMDSAPVLAITGQVVRPNIGTDAFQEADVTAITMPVTKHNYLVMDPAELPWVVREAYYLCRAGRPGPVLVDIPRDVLQAEIPTELLRAPFEPRYQPVLDGDPARIAEAAEAISQSRRPILYVGGGAQGASEPLARLARRCRIPVTVTLMGKGAFDETDPLCLGMLGMHGTAYANYAINEADLVIAVGARFDDRVTGRLKDFCPHARFIHIDIDPSEIGKNKPAHIPIVGDARRVLEVLEPLVHPPDLEAWWRQIEEWRTRYPLRWRPGRMLKPQQVIEAIYQATRGEALVVTDVGQHQMWAAQYYKCRRPRQFITSGGLGAMGFGFPAAMGAQFARPEDLVIAIVGDGGFQMTLQDLITAVEWRLPLKIYVINNGAHGMVRQWQQLFYNERYSHVFLRNPDFSRVAEAFGAVGIRVETEEQMHGAIQRSLEVQDRPVVVDFIVDPEENCYPMIPSGQSVKEMILGE, from the coding sequence ATGGCGAAAGCGATGGTGGACCGCACCACCCGGACACTCAAGGGAGCGGAGGCAGTGGTGCAGCTTCTGGAGGAACTCGGGGTCCGGTGGATCTTCGGGATTCCCGGGGGTGCCTCCCTCCCTCTGTACGACGCTCTCTACGATGCGCATGGGATCCAGCATGTGCTTGTACGTCACGAGCAGGTGGCCGCCCATGCGGCCACAGGGTACGCTCGGGCGAGCGGGGAGGTAGGGGTCTGCACCGCCACCTCAGGTCCCGGTGCGACCAACCTCGTCACGGGACTGGCGGATGCCTTCATGGACTCCGCTCCCGTCCTGGCCATCACGGGGCAGGTGGTGCGGCCCAACATCGGCACGGACGCCTTTCAGGAGGCGGACGTCACCGCCATTACCATGCCCGTCACCAAGCACAACTACCTGGTCATGGACCCTGCGGAGCTGCCCTGGGTGGTCCGGGAGGCCTACTACCTGTGTCGTGCCGGGCGTCCGGGCCCGGTCCTGGTGGACATCCCCCGGGATGTCCTGCAGGCGGAGATCCCCACAGAGCTCCTCCGGGCTCCGTTTGAGCCCCGCTACCAGCCGGTTCTGGACGGAGATCCCGCCCGCATCGCGGAGGCGGCGGAGGCTATCTCCCAGAGCCGGCGGCCCATCCTGTACGTGGGGGGAGGCGCCCAGGGAGCTTCGGAGCCCCTCGCGCGCCTGGCCCGCCGCTGCCGCATCCCTGTCACCGTGACCCTCATGGGCAAGGGCGCTTTCGACGAGACGGATCCCCTCTGTCTGGGCATGCTGGGGATGCACGGTACCGCGTACGCGAACTATGCCATCAACGAGGCAGACCTGGTGATCGCGGTGGGGGCCCGCTTCGACGATCGGGTAACAGGACGGCTCAAGGACTTCTGCCCGCATGCCCGGTTCATCCATATCGACATCGACCCCTCCGAGATCGGCAAGAACAAGCCTGCCCACATCCCCATCGTGGGCGATGCGCGGCGGGTGCTGGAGGTCCTGGAACCCCTGGTGCACCCTCCGGATCTCGAGGCGTGGTGGCGCCAGATCGAGGAGTGGCGTACGCGCTATCCCCTCCGGTGGCGGCCTGGACGGATGCTGAAACCCCAGCAGGTGATCGAGGCCATCTACCAGGCCACCCGGGGAGAGGCTCTGGTGGTGACGGACGTGGGCCAGCACCAGATGTGGGCCGCTCAGTACTACAAGTGCCGGCGGCCTCGACAGTTCATCACCTCCGGAGGACTGGGGGCCATGGGCTTCGGATTCCCCGCGGCCATGGGAGCGCAGTTCGCACGTCCGGAGGATCTGGTGATCGCCATCGTGGGCGATGGCGGATTCCAGATGACCCTGCAGGACCTCATCACCGCAGTGGAGTGGCGGTTGCCCCTCAAGATCTATGTGATCAACAACGGAGCCCACGGGATGGTGCGGCAGTGGCAGCAGCTCTTCTACAACGAGCGGTACTCCCACGTGTTTCTCCGCAACCCCGACTTCTCCCGGGTGGCGGAGGCCTTCGGGGCCGTGGGAATCCGGGTGGAGACGGAGGAGCAGATGCATGGGGCAATCCAGCGATCCCTGGAAGTTCAGGACCGCCCCGTGGTGGTGGACTTCATCGTGGACCCGGAGGAGAACTGCTACCCCATGATCCCCTCCGGGCAGTCCGTCAAGGAGATGATCCTCGGTGAGTGA
- a CDS encoding ABC transporter substrate-binding protein translates to MRISRRTFLTWMVRAGVMGLAGWGLPSWGQTRRIRLGLCGQLLCVVPYEVARFQKYFADQGLEVELVYFRGGTAAMQALLGGAVDYAATSFDVALAAFARGARIVRFFSRGRLPLFALATAPRTAPAIRDLKDLVGHTIGVSGLGNADHALALSLLRRAGVWPERVQFAVLDPNLFEALWVGHVDAGMVQEPALTLIERAGGRVLVNLMDLKQAERFLGGPYEFMGVAVRPNE, encoded by the coding sequence GTGCGGATTTCCCGCCGGACCTTCCTGACCTGGATGGTGCGGGCGGGGGTGATGGGGCTTGCGGGATGGGGTCTGCCCAGTTGGGGCCAAACGCGGAGGATTCGGCTGGGGCTGTGCGGACAGTTGCTGTGCGTCGTACCGTACGAGGTAGCCCGGTTCCAGAAGTACTTCGCGGACCAGGGGCTGGAGGTGGAGCTCGTGTACTTCCGGGGCGGAACGGCGGCCATGCAGGCGCTGCTCGGTGGAGCCGTAGACTATGCGGCCACCTCCTTCGACGTAGCCCTCGCGGCCTTTGCCCGAGGAGCTCGCATCGTGCGCTTCTTCTCCAGAGGTCGCCTGCCCCTGTTCGCCCTGGCCACCGCTCCGCGCACCGCTCCCGCGATCCGGGATCTCAAAGACCTGGTGGGCCATACCATCGGCGTCTCCGGGCTCGGCAACGCCGATCACGCTCTCGCCCTCTCCCTCCTGCGTCGGGCGGGGGTATGGCCCGAACGGGTGCAGTTTGCAGTGCTGGACCCAAACCTCTTTGAGGCTCTCTGGGTGGGGCATGTGGACGCGGGCATGGTACAGGAGCCTGCCCTGACCCTGATCGAGCGGGCGGGTGGTCGGGTGCTCGTAAACCTCATGGATCTCAAGCAGGCGGAGCGTTTCCTCGGGGGCCCGTATGAATTCATGGGAGTGGCGGTACGCCCCAATGAGTAA
- the cofC gene encoding 2-phospho-L-lactate guanylyltransferase, whose translation MRVLIPIKPLRAAKSRLAPVLPSEERMRLVLWMLERVLRSCREAGISEVFLVGGDPWTTELGRRYGTRFLPELGQNLNQTLERALALVRGEEACLIVAADLPLLRPEELARMVRLGKAWNAAVLAPSRDGGTNALLLPPASAWTPRFGPHSAARHRSQLVAAGAVVREIRTLGLMHDVDRPHDLTEAVRSLPGFPLRESLASSKTVVEPS comes from the coding sequence ATGCGCGTTCTGATCCCCATCAAACCCTTGCGGGCCGCGAAGAGCCGGCTCGCCCCCGTTCTCCCATCCGAAGAACGGATGCGGCTTGTCCTCTGGATGCTGGAACGGGTGCTCCGCAGCTGCCGGGAAGCGGGAATCTCCGAGGTGTTCCTAGTGGGTGGAGATCCATGGACCACGGAGCTCGGTAGACGGTACGGGACGCGTTTCTTGCCGGAGCTGGGGCAGAACCTCAACCAGACCCTCGAACGGGCCCTGGCCCTGGTTCGGGGGGAGGAAGCGTGCCTGATCGTCGCGGCGGATCTGCCCTTGCTTCGTCCGGAGGAACTGGCTCGGATGGTCCGTCTGGGGAAGGCCTGGAACGCGGCGGTGCTGGCACCTTCCCGGGACGGCGGCACCAACGCCCTGCTCCTCCCCCCCGCGTCTGCCTGGACGCCCCGTTTCGGTCCCCACAGCGCCGCTCGTCACCGAAGCCAGCTGGTGGCCGCAGGCGCTGTCGTACGGGAGATCCGGACTTTGGGGCTGATGCACGACGTGGATCGACCCCACGACCTCACCGAGGCCGTACGGAGCCTCCCGGGGTTTCCCCTGCGGGAGTCCTTGGCCTCTTCCAAAACCGTGGTAGAACCCTCTTGA
- a CDS encoding nitroreductase family protein gives MREAPEASFWSVLSGRRSVRFYTPDRLPQGVVERLLLAAILAPSAHNAQPWRFVVLQDLRTRRRLVEAMARRWEREMRERGIDEKVIQVEVRFSLERFTAAPLLVMPCLTMEGMDVYPRPHQRRAEHTMAVQSVAAAIQNLLLAAHALGLGACWCCAPLFCQGLVRRILRLPRTWEPQALITIGYPRHHPPLPPRKALEEVLWVI, from the coding sequence ATGAGGGAGGCCCCAGAAGCTTCCTTCTGGTCCGTGCTCTCCGGGAGACGGTCCGTGCGGTTCTACACCCCCGACCGCCTTCCACAGGGCGTGGTGGAGCGGTTGCTCCTGGCTGCCATCCTGGCCCCTTCTGCCCATAACGCTCAGCCGTGGCGGTTCGTGGTGCTCCAGGATCTGCGGACCCGTAGACGCCTCGTGGAGGCCATGGCCCGGCGGTGGGAACGGGAGATGCGGGAGCGGGGGATAGATGAGAAGGTAATCCAGGTGGAGGTGCGGTTCTCCCTGGAGCGCTTCACCGCGGCCCCGCTCCTGGTGATGCCCTGCCTCACCATGGAGGGCATGGATGTGTACCCCCGCCCCCACCAGCGGCGGGCGGAGCACACCATGGCCGTGCAGAGCGTGGCCGCGGCCATCCAGAACCTGCTCCTGGCGGCCCATGCCCTGGGGTTGGGAGCCTGCTGGTGCTGCGCGCCCCTGTTCTGCCAGGGACTCGTGCGCCGGATCCTCCGGTTGCCGCGCACTTGGGAGCCCCAGGCCCTCATCACCATCGGGTACCCCCGACACCACCCGCCCCTTCCCCCCCGGAAGGCCCTGGAGGAGGTCCTGTGGGTGATCTAG
- a CDS encoding LysR family transcriptional regulator: MELHQLEAFVAVATFRSFHRAAEALYLSQPAVSARIQALERVLGKRLFERDGRTVRLTEAGEALLPYAERAIQAVAEGQHAVQQSSARAAGPLTLAAVPTICTYLLPEVVKRFRQECPDCKVLIRTGHSREVLQMVLNEEAELGLARSLSHPQVETIHLAQDPFVLVVYPRHRFARAGRVQLEEVASEPLIFYDRGSSDWTLLTAAFRQRALLPNVVLELDTIEAAKKMVEREVGISLLPKMAIRREVAEGTLIPVRLAGADLPKRHVDLIYLRGRGLGERAQQFVRLVRRVLSAADGRRLDKQRAWTTPLTEAEMGG; the protein is encoded by the coding sequence ATGGAGCTGCACCAGCTGGAGGCGTTCGTGGCAGTGGCCACTTTCCGGAGCTTCCACCGGGCTGCGGAGGCCTTATACCTCTCGCAGCCCGCGGTGAGCGCCCGGATACAAGCCCTGGAGCGGGTCCTGGGAAAACGCCTCTTTGAGCGGGACGGCCGGACCGTGCGCCTCACGGAGGCAGGGGAGGCCCTGCTCCCATACGCAGAGCGGGCCATCCAGGCGGTGGCGGAGGGCCAGCACGCGGTCCAGCAGAGCTCTGCCCGCGCCGCGGGTCCCCTCACCCTGGCCGCGGTTCCCACCATCTGCACCTACCTCTTGCCCGAAGTGGTGAAACGGTTCCGGCAGGAGTGCCCAGACTGCAAGGTCTTGATCCGCACGGGGCACTCCCGGGAGGTTCTGCAGATGGTGCTCAACGAGGAAGCGGAGCTGGGACTGGCGCGTTCCCTCTCCCATCCGCAGGTGGAGACCATCCACCTCGCCCAAGACCCCTTCGTCCTCGTGGTTTACCCCCGGCACCGGTTCGCCCGCGCGGGGCGGGTCCAGCTGGAGGAGGTGGCCAGCGAACCCCTCATCTTCTACGATCGCGGCAGCAGCGACTGGACCCTGCTCACCGCAGCCTTCCGCCAACGGGCTTTGCTCCCCAACGTGGTGCTGGAGCTGGATACCATCGAGGCGGCGAAGAAGATGGTGGAGCGGGAGGTGGGGATTTCCCTTCTCCCCAAGATGGCCATCCGTCGGGAGGTAGCGGAAGGAACCCTGATCCCGGTGCGGCTTGCAGGGGCAGACCTTCCCAAGCGGCACGTGGACCTTATCTACCTCCGGGGTCGAGGATTGGGAGAGCGCGCGCAGCAGTTTGTCCGCCTGGTCCGGCGCGTTCTCTCGGCCGCGGACGGGCGTCGGCTTGATAAACAACGTGCATGGACCACCCCGTTGACAGAGGCGGAGATGGGAGGATAG
- a CDS encoding class II fumarate hydratase, with protein MREDRARVRVERDSLGEMEVPAEALYGASTQRAVLNFPISGLRFPRAFLRALGLLKRYAAEVNGELGLLDARVAQAIAQAAQEVADGRWDDQFVVDIFQTGSGTSTNMNANEVIANRATELLGGQRGSKLVHPNDHVNLGQSSNDVIPTVIHLAVLMLLRDELRPALQELLLAFRQKAEEFMPIIKTGRTHLMDATPIRLGQEFLGYAGQVERALRRLQKAEEELCELPLGGTAVGTGIGAHPEFARRVIARLSEALRMPLRETDNHFQAQACLDAVVFCSGALRAYATALMKIANDIRWMGSGPHAGLAELELPAVQPGSSIMPGKVNPVIPESVIQVCAHVLGNDLVVAVGNSWGNFELNTMMPVMAHNLLEAVTVLANASRNFARQCVAGLRATGRGPETVERGLMLATALAPVVGYDAAAKIAQEAARTGRTIREVARERTGLSEDELARILDPARMTEPGRAMAGTGG; from the coding sequence ATGAGGGAGGACCGAGCCCGTGTGCGCGTGGAGCGGGATTCCCTGGGCGAGATGGAGGTCCCCGCGGAAGCCCTGTACGGCGCCAGCACCCAGCGGGCCGTGCTGAACTTTCCCATCAGCGGCTTGCGGTTTCCCCGGGCCTTTTTGCGGGCCCTGGGGCTCCTCAAGCGGTACGCGGCGGAGGTCAACGGGGAGCTGGGGCTACTGGATGCACGGGTGGCACAGGCCATCGCTCAAGCGGCCCAGGAGGTGGCCGACGGGCGGTGGGACGACCAGTTCGTGGTGGACATCTTCCAGACCGGAAGCGGAACCTCCACGAACATGAACGCCAACGAGGTGATCGCAAACCGTGCCACGGAGCTCCTCGGGGGGCAGCGGGGCAGTAAGCTCGTGCACCCTAACGACCACGTGAACCTGGGACAGTCCAGCAACGACGTCATCCCCACCGTCATCCACCTTGCGGTCCTGATGTTGCTCCGGGACGAGCTCCGTCCAGCCCTGCAGGAACTCCTCCTGGCCTTTCGGCAGAAGGCGGAGGAATTTATGCCCATCATCAAAACCGGCCGCACCCACCTCATGGACGCCACGCCCATCCGGCTGGGACAGGAGTTCTTGGGATATGCCGGACAGGTTGAGCGGGCCCTGCGCCGTCTGCAGAAGGCGGAGGAGGAGCTCTGCGAGCTGCCGCTGGGAGGAACGGCGGTGGGCACGGGGATCGGGGCGCATCCGGAGTTCGCCCGCAGGGTCATTGCCCGCCTCTCGGAGGCGTTGAGGATGCCCTTGCGGGAGACGGACAACCACTTCCAGGCCCAGGCGTGCCTGGATGCCGTGGTGTTCTGTAGCGGTGCCCTGCGGGCGTATGCCACCGCCCTCATGAAGATCGCGAACGACATCCGGTGGATGGGCTCTGGTCCGCACGCGGGCCTTGCTGAGCTGGAGCTCCCGGCGGTCCAGCCGGGGTCCTCCATCATGCCCGGCAAGGTCAATCCCGTGATCCCGGAATCCGTGATCCAGGTTTGCGCGCACGTGCTGGGCAACGACCTCGTGGTGGCCGTGGGCAACTCCTGGGGAAACTTTGAGCTGAACACCATGATGCCCGTGATGGCCCACAACCTCCTGGAGGCCGTCACCGTGCTGGCCAACGCCAGCCGGAACTTCGCCCGGCAGTGTGTGGCGGGACTGCGGGCCACGGGCCGTGGGCCGGAGACCGTGGAGCGGGGACTCATGCTCGCTACCGCCCTGGCACCCGTGGTGGGCTACGACGCCGCGGCGAAGATCGCCCAGGAAGCCGCCCGGACAGGGCGCACCATCCGGGAGGTGGCTCGGGAGCGCACCGGCCTCTCAGAGGACGAACTGGCCCGAATCCTGGATCCCGCCAGGATGACGGAACCGGGCCGGGCCATGGCAGGGACTGGGGGATGA
- a CDS encoding ABC transporter permease subunit → MFFAVYTGIREVNPRLVARVRTLGGRPADVVREVYLPSLAAWLVSGLKVAVGFAFTGAVVGEFVAASRGLGYLLSFAQSTYNARLTLALVLLVVGVVLALFGLFGSLERHWLRWKPEYRRTLSPVEPSPLLPAAHSHPPSARGAFDGQGEG, encoded by the coding sequence GTGTTCTTCGCTGTCTACACCGGCATCCGGGAGGTGAACCCGCGCTTGGTGGCCCGGGTGCGCACCCTCGGCGGGCGCCCTGCCGACGTGGTGCGGGAGGTGTACCTTCCCTCCCTGGCCGCGTGGCTGGTCAGCGGGCTTAAGGTAGCGGTTGGGTTTGCCTTTACGGGTGCGGTGGTGGGAGAGTTCGTGGCCGCAAGCCGGGGACTCGGATACCTCCTCTCCTTTGCCCAGAGCACTTACAACGCCCGCCTCACCCTGGCCCTCGTCCTCCTTGTGGTGGGCGTCGTTCTGGCCCTCTTCGGCCTGTTTGGGAGCCTCGAGCGACACTGGCTCCGCTGGAAACCGGAGTACCGACGCACGCTCTCCCCCGTGGAACCGAGCCCCCTCCTCCCCGCGGCTCACTCGCACCCCCCTTCGGCGCGTGGCGCTTTCGACGGCCAGGGAGAGGGCTGA
- the ilvN gene encoding acetolactate synthase small subunit produces MLSLVVDNAPGVLMRISALFRRRGINIHSLAVSVTEDPKISRITMVVDCPAVRMDVVLRQLRKLIEVHWVRDITDAKRTERELALVKVNASPEVRHEVLEAARVFRARPVDLTERTVTLEVTGGSEKIDALIDVLRQYGIREVVRTGAIALLRGTAVT; encoded by the coding sequence ATGCTGTCCCTGGTGGTGGATAACGCGCCGGGTGTGCTCATGCGGATCTCCGCCCTCTTCCGGCGGCGAGGCATCAACATCCACAGTCTTGCGGTCTCCGTGACGGAGGATCCGAAGATCTCCCGGATCACCATGGTGGTAGACTGCCCCGCTGTCCGCATGGACGTGGTGCTGAGACAACTCCGCAAGCTCATCGAGGTGCATTGGGTCCGCGACATCACAGACGCGAAACGGACGGAACGGGAACTGGCCCTGGTGAAGGTGAATGCCTCACCCGAAGTCCGACACGAGGTCCTGGAAGCTGCCCGGGTCTTCCGAGCCCGCCCCGTGGACCTCACGGAGCGGACCGTCACCCTGGAGGTGACGGGAGGCAGTGAGAAGATCGATGCCCTGATCGATGTCCTCCGCCAGTATGGGATTCGGGAGGTGGTGCGCACGGGGGCCATCGCCCTGCTGCGGGGGACGGCTGTTACCTGA
- the cofD gene encoding 2-phospho-L-lactate transferase, whose product MGDLVVLLSGGGGGAKLAEGLAALLSPERLVIVGNTGDDLDWYGLRICPDLDTLLYTLAGEVDPRRGWGIRGDTFAVLERLAAYGEDPWFRVGDRDLATALVRTAWLEQGMRLTEVMQRLGRALGVPYRILPMTDDPVRTMIQTPQGEMDFQTYFVRRGHRDSVQGIRFAGIEEARPTPEVLEALEDAGIILLGPSNPFVSIGPILAVPGIRNAIRRSPARKAAISPLVAGQALKGPADAMMRTLGHRPDAVGVAALYRDLVEVFILDAVDAALAPEVERMGLRAVVAETVMRTPEDRRVLARHLLEMMEVRE is encoded by the coding sequence GTGGGTGATCTAGTAGTCCTCCTGTCCGGGGGTGGCGGAGGTGCAAAGCTCGCCGAGGGCTTGGCCGCTCTCCTGTCTCCGGAGCGACTGGTGATTGTAGGCAACACGGGGGACGACCTCGACTGGTACGGGCTGCGCATCTGCCCCGACCTGGATACCCTGCTCTATACCCTGGCCGGGGAAGTAGATCCACGGCGGGGATGGGGAATCCGGGGAGACACCTTCGCGGTTCTGGAGCGGCTCGCGGCGTACGGCGAAGATCCGTGGTTCCGGGTGGGAGACCGAGACCTGGCCACCGCTTTGGTGCGCACCGCCTGGCTCGAGCAGGGAATGCGGCTCACGGAGGTCATGCAGCGGCTTGGCCGGGCGCTGGGCGTGCCCTACCGGATCCTGCCGATGACCGATGATCCCGTGCGTACGATGATCCAGACGCCACAAGGGGAGATGGATTTCCAGACGTACTTCGTGCGGCGGGGCCACCGGGATTCGGTGCAGGGGATCCGGTTCGCGGGCATCGAGGAGGCCCGCCCAACTCCAGAGGTCCTGGAAGCCCTCGAGGATGCCGGGATCATCCTGCTCGGTCCTTCCAATCCGTTCGTGAGCATCGGTCCCATCCTGGCGGTTCCGGGAATCCGGAACGCCATCCGGCGCAGCCCCGCCCGAAAGGCAGCCATCAGCCCTCTCGTGGCAGGTCAGGCCCTCAAGGGCCCCGCGGACGCCATGATGCGGACCCTCGGCCACCGACCCGACGCGGTGGGGGTGGCAGCGCTCTACAGGGATCTCGTGGAGGTGTTTATCCTGGATGCTGTGGATGCGGCGTTGGCTCCCGAGGTGGAGCGGATGGGACTGCGGGCGGTGGTGGCCGAGACGGTGATGCGAACCCCGGAGGACCGACGGGTGCTTGCCCGGCACCTCCTGGAGATGATGGAAGTCCGAGAATAG
- the aroF gene encoding 3-deoxy-7-phosphoheptulonate synthase — protein sequence MIVVMRRDAHPEQVEAVAVRIREAGLRAHVSVGDLRTVIGVIGDDRTKEQLRGMLEAMEGVEKVVKVLQPYKLVSREFQPEDTVVEVRGVRFGGSEELVVIAGPCSVESREQILHAARAVRESGARMLRGGAFKPRTSPYSFQGLEEEGLRLLAEAREATGLPVVTEAMDPRQLELVAQYADMVQIGARNMQNYTLLRDVGRLRKPVLLKRGPSATLEETLLAAEYILSEGNSQVVLCERGIRGFDNHTRFVLDIGAVVVLKQLTHLPVIVDPSHPAGKRAYVPALARAAVAAGADGLIVEVHPDPERALSDGAQQLRPGEFSHLMREVAAIAQAMGRLRSPVPAV from the coding sequence ATGATCGTGGTCATGCGACGGGACGCACATCCGGAGCAGGTGGAGGCGGTGGCCGTCCGAATCCGGGAAGCAGGATTGCGGGCTCACGTCTCCGTGGGAGACCTCCGGACAGTAATCGGGGTGATCGGGGATGACCGGACCAAGGAGCAGCTTCGGGGAATGTTGGAAGCGATGGAGGGTGTGGAGAAGGTGGTGAAGGTACTCCAGCCCTACAAGCTGGTGAGCCGAGAATTCCAGCCGGAGGACACCGTGGTGGAAGTCCGCGGGGTTCGGTTCGGTGGCAGTGAGGAACTGGTGGTGATCGCGGGGCCGTGCTCCGTGGAAAGCCGTGAGCAGATCTTGCATGCCGCGCGGGCGGTGCGGGAATCCGGCGCCCGCATGCTCCGGGGAGGGGCCTTTAAACCCCGCACCTCCCCGTATTCCTTCCAGGGGCTGGAGGAGGAGGGGCTGCGGCTTTTGGCGGAGGCCCGGGAGGCCACGGGGTTGCCGGTGGTTACGGAGGCCATGGACCCGCGGCAGCTGGAGCTGGTGGCGCAATATGCGGATATGGTGCAGATCGGGGCCCGGAACATGCAGAACTACACCCTACTCCGGGATGTGGGGCGCCTGCGCAAGCCGGTGCTCCTCAAACGGGGCCCCAGTGCCACCCTGGAGGAAACCCTTCTCGCCGCGGAGTACATCCTCAGCGAGGGCAACAGCCAGGTGGTCCTGTGCGAACGGGGCATTCGGGGGTTCGACAACCACACCCGGTTCGTGTTGGACATCGGAGCCGTGGTAGTCCTCAAGCAGCTCACGCATCTGCCCGTCATCGTAGATCCCAGCCACCCCGCGGGTAAGCGGGCCTATGTTCCGGCCCTGGCCCGGGCCGCGGTGGCCGCAGGGGCCGATGGGCTCATCGTAGAGGTGCACCCGGATCCGGAACGGGCCCTCAGCGATGGCGCCCAACAGCTGCGCCCCGGGGAGTTCTCCCACCTGATGCGGGAGGTGGCGGCCATCGCCCAAGCCATGGGACGCCTGCGGTCCCCGGTTCCCGCCGTTTGA
- a CDS encoding ATP-binding cassette domain-containing protein — translation MGLVGSSGCGKSTLLRCIAGLMRPVQGTVRIFGQPLIGPSPAVGILFQEDALLPWRTAQENVALGLRFRGTRWADAQEEALRWLERVGLRALARHYPFTDRGI, via the coding sequence GTGGGCCTTGTCGGCTCCAGCGGATGTGGGAAGAGCACGCTTCTTCGGTGCATTGCGGGGCTGATGCGGCCCGTACAGGGGACTGTCCGCATTTTCGGCCAACCCCTGATCGGTCCTTCTCCGGCTGTGGGGATCCTGTTTCAGGAGGATGCTCTCCTGCCTTGGCGCACCGCCCAGGAAAATGTGGCCCTCGGGCTGCGGTTCCGGGGTACGCGCTGGGCTGATGCGCAGGAGGAGGCCCTCCGCTGGCTCGAGCGGGTGGGACTACGGGCATTGGCCCGGCACTACCCTTTCACCGACCGCGGGATCTGA